A portion of the Cydia fagiglandana chromosome 7, ilCydFagi1.1, whole genome shotgun sequence genome contains these proteins:
- the LOC134665898 gene encoding isovaleryl-CoA dehydrogenase, mitochondrial, which produces MAALVCVKRVLSQCAGKTSLRCMSHYPIDEHVFGLSSEQQQLRQAVFDFVQKELAPKAAEIDKNNSFSELREFWKKLGNLGVLGITASPDYGGTGGKYSDHCVIMEELSRAAGGIALSYGAHSNLCVNQINRNGTHEQKSKYLPKLCSGEHIGALAMSEPGAGSDVVSMKLRADKKGDYYMLNGNKFWITNGPDADVSVVYAKTDTTTAKPQHGITAFLIEKDFPGFTTAQKLDKLGMRGSSTCELVFEDCKVPTTNILGELNKGVYVLMSGLDLERLVLAAGPVGLMQAAIDAAFEYAHTRKQFGRNIGEFQLMQGKMADMYTTLSACRSYLYNVARACDEGHVNSKDCAGVILYCAEKATQVALDAIQILGGNGYINDYPTGRILRDAKLYEIGAGTSEVRRMLIGRALNNEYK; this is translated from the exons ATGGCTGCGCTCGTATGTGTGAAACGTGTTTTGAGTCAATGTGCGGGTAAAACTAGTTTAAGATGTATGTCGCATTATCCTATTGATGAACATGTGTTTGGATTATCCAGTGAACAGCAGCAG CTGCGACAAGCGGTCTTCGATTTTGTCCAAAAGGAATTAGCACCAAAGGCCGCTGAAATCGACAAGAATAACTCATTCTCAGAACTAAGGGAATTTTGGAAGAAACTAGGCAATTTAGGAGTTTTAG GAATAACGGCCAGTCCTGATTATGGTGGCACCGGCGGAAAATATTCCGACCACTGTGTTATTATGGAAGAACTTTCGAG GGCTGCAGGTGGCATCGCGCTGTCGTACGGAGCCCATTCCAACCTGTGCGTCAACCAAATCAACAGAAATGGCACACATGAGCAGAAAAGCAAATATTTGCCCAAA CTATGCTCGGGTGAACACATAGGCGCGCTGGCCATGTCGGAGCCCGGAGCCGGCAGCGACGTCGTCTCCATGAAACTGCGAGCCGACAAGAAGGGAGACTACTACATGCTCAATGGAAACAAGTTCTGGATTACTAATGGGCCGGACGCTGACGTTTCAGTG GTATATGCTAAAACTGACACAACTACAGCCAAACCGCAGCACGGCATAACGGCATTTTTAATAGAAAAGGACTTCCCCGGATTCACAACTGCACAAAAACTGGACAAATTAGGGATGAGAGGCTCCAGTACATGCGAGCTAGTGTTCGAAGACTGCAAG GTCCCAACCACTAATATTCTTGGTGAGCTGAACAAAGGCGTGTACGTGCTCATGTCTGGCTTAGACCTGGAGCGCTTAGTGCTGGCCGCTGGGCCCGTCGGGCTAATGCAGGCTGCTATTGACGCGGCCTTCGAATACGCGCACACTCGGAAACAGTTCGGACGGAATATTGGCGAGTTTCAGTTGATGCAG GGTAAAATGGCCGATATGTATACGACACTAAGCGCGTGCCGCAGCTACCTGTACAACGTGGCCCGCGCCTGCGACGAGGGCCATGTGAACAGCAAGGACTGCGCAGGGGTCATCCTTTATTGTGCAGAGAAGGCCACGCAAGTTGCGCTTGACGCTATTCAGATACTGG GTGGTAATGGGTACATTAATGATTACCCTACTGGAAGAATTCTAAGGGACGCCAAGCTTTATGAAATTGGCGCTGGGACTTCGGAAGTCAGAAGAATGTTGATTGGCCGAGCTTTAAACaatgaatataaataa
- the LOC134665899 gene encoding bifunctional peptidase and arginyl-hydroxylase JMJD5 has translation MPPVRDVLQKLDDFKVNISITELQELSLACRATLKDLLNDTKAIEQSDVIQIQAILDYMHEQINVGNWKDVKPFLRRTITIASYLKLLAHIKFSDELTEIVLRESLKIIDHGIIFGCPLEKEPKLLHNCASYLNEIYAQSHTIKAITLPRSPNTSVTEYNATSLEILDRPSMEHFFKNHILAEKPVILDNCISHWPALTKWKDQTYLIKLAGLRTVAIEIGREYTESDWTQKLMTVEEFITNHIYNSDGSTGYLAQYQLFDQVPELKNDITEPEYCCFSDDNDPVDIMAWYGPKGTVSPLHHDPKRNLLAQVVGEKQIFLFSPEDSEFLYPHEHELLSNTARVDPRKPDLESYPKYKDAKPYYCILRPGQLLYIPPRWWHFVESLSVSFSVSFWWT, from the coding sequence ATGCCACCGGTAAGAGATGTTCTGCAAAAACTCGATGACTTCAAAGTAAATATATCAATAACTGAGCTTCAAGAGCTAAGTTTAGCTTGTAGGGCAACATTGAAAGATTTACTTAATGATACGAAGGCAATAGAACAGTCAGATGTGATACAAATTCAAGCAATACTCGACTACATGCATGAGCAAATAAACGTCGGAAATTGGAAAGATGTAAAGCCATTCTTACGAAGAACTATAACAATAGCATCATATTTAAAGCTCCTAGCCCATATCAAGTTCTCAGATGAACTCACAGAAATTGTACTTAGAGAATCCTTAAAAATAATAGATCATGGTATAATTTTTGGCTGTCCGTTGGAGAAAGAACCAAAGTTGCTTCATAACTGCGCATCTTATCTAAATGAAATCTATGCACAATCACATACAATCAAAGCTATTACATTACCACGTAGTCCAAACACCTCAGTAACAGAATATAATGCTACTTCATTAGAGATATTAGACCGCCCGAGCATGGAACACTTTTTTAAAAACCATATATTAGCAGAGAAGCCTGTTATTTTAGACAACTGCATAAGTCATTGGCCTGCATTGACAAAATGGAAAGATCAAACGTATCTGATTAAGCTCGCTGGGCTGAGAACAGTTGCAATAGAAATTGGTAGAGAATACACAGAATCTGATTGGACACAAAAACTCATGACAGTTGAAGAATTTATAACCAACCACATATACAATTCAGATGGGAGTACAGGTTACTTGGCGCAGTATCAGTTGTTTGATCAAGTTCCAGAGCTAAAGAATGATATAACAGAACCAGAATACTGTTGTTTTTCTGATGATAATGACCCCGTGGATATCATGGCTTGGTACGGCCCTAAAGGAACTGTGTCTCCTCTTCACCATGACCCTAAAAGAAACCTGTTAGCTCAAGTTGTGGGTGAAAAGCAGATCTTTTTATTCTCACCTGAAGATTCAGAATTCTTGTACCCTCATGAACATGAATTACTCAGTAATACGGCAAGAGTTGATCCTAGAAAGCCTGATTTGGAAAGTtaccctaaatacaaagatgcTAAGCCCTATTATTGCATATTGCGGCCTGGGCAGTTATTGTATATTCCACCTAGGTGGTGGCATTTTGTGGAGTCACTGTCTGTAAGTTTTTCAGTTAGCTTTTGGTGGACATAG